One region of Vidua chalybeata isolate OUT-0048 chromosome 34, bVidCha1 merged haplotype, whole genome shotgun sequence genomic DNA includes:
- the LOC128802132 gene encoding scavenger receptor cysteine-rich domain-containing group B protein-like, with product MAAPRPRALTWSLLGLLYLRGALCAGAAPWLPESPQAPPQGTAQVRPQEPTQVTAQVSTPVDAQVDAQDQLKVRLVNGSSRCVGRVEVLHKHRWGSVCDDTWDMADAQVICRHLGCGSALAAPGHAHFGPGAGPIWLDGTHCTGEELTLARCQLHTWGEHNCAHSEDAGAVCSGADPPQVRLRGGPGPCAGQVQVLLQRTWLQVCGLTWGLPEAQVLCRQLGCGPALSAPVGPHLPGQPYLAELTCRGSEQLLLECRGLRPGTCASGAAAAVACAELPAPPDSCSLLGALLGVGAGLCGALLGLYLCARCARCAPPRRGRPRPGEPLLAPGSEGP from the exons AG GTGCCGCCCCCTGGCTGCCGGAATCGCCGCAGGCGCCTCCCCAGGGAACGGCGCAGGTGCGGCCACAGGAACCCACACAG gtGACCGCCCAGGTGAGCACCCCGGTGGACGCCCAGGTGGATGCCCAGGACCAGCTGAAG GTGCGGCTGGTGAACGGCTCCTCCAGGTGCGTGGGCAGGGTGGAGGTGCTGCACAAGCACAGGTGGGGCTCGGTCTGCGACGACACCTGGGACATGGCGGACGCACAG GTGATCTGCCGTCACCTGGGCTGCGGCTCCGCCCTGGCCGCCCCCGGCCACGCCCACTTCGGCCCGGGGGCGGGGCCCATCTGGCTGGACGGGACGCACTGCACAGGTGAGGAGCTCACCTTGGCCAGGTGCCAGCTGCACACCTGGGGCGAGCACAACTGCGCCCACAGCGAGGACGCCGGCGCCGTCTGCTCAG GTGCCGACCCCCCCCAGGTGCGGctgcggggcggccccgggccctGCGCGGGGCaggtgcaggtgctgctgcagcgcACCTGGCTGCAGGTGTGCGGCCTCACCTGGGGGCTGCCCGAGGCGCAGGTGCTGTGCCGGCAGCTGGGCTGCGGCCCCGCCCTCAGCGCACCTGTGGGGCCGCACCTGCCCGGGCAGCCCTACCTGGCCGAGCTCACCTGCCGGGGCTCCGAGCAGCTGCTGCTCGAGTGCCGCGGGCTCCGCCCAGGTACCTGCGCCTCAGGTGCGGCCGCCGCCGTCGCCTGCGCCGAGCTGCCAG CCCCGCCCGATTCCTGCTCGCTGCTGGGGGCgctgctgggggtgggggcGGGGCTCTGCGGGGCCCTGCTGGGCCTTTACCTGTGCGCCAGGTGCGCCAGGTGCGCCCCCCCCCGCCGGGGCCGGCCACGCCCAG gtgagcccctgCTGGCCCCGGGCTCGGAGGGGCCCTGA
- the LOC128802150 gene encoding caM kinase-like vesicle-associated protein: protein MDAPSDEGDDDEDEQSVSQQRLLQAVDAPSEACDDDEGDDDDDEQSVSQERLPQAVDAPSEACDDDEDDEDDEQSLARAQERLLQIMDAPFEAADDEGDDDEDEQSVAQAQERLLQALMRGAARALPRRELRRDWDVLRELGRGSYGRVLLARPRRGGAQVALKLLSKERTPRWGFLREFCTHLCLRGALTCVQVLPLAFETPTEFGFAQELAPAGDLCGLLTPGVGLPEPQVKRCAAQVSSALAYLHGHALVHRDLKLDNVLAFDRDCHLVKLGDFGLTRVQGWQVRPARGPAPYAAPELLQVRPGAARRRRLEPAADTWAFGVLLFALLTGAFPWASPARSDPAFRRFRAWHGRTCAGEAPPRPPRTWRGLGGAGLALLRGLLHPRPARRCPPGEVLRYLGGAWAGESSQVSAAGEGGSSQVSSAEEGQVSSAGESSQVSSESESSQVSSAGEGGSSQVSSAEEGQVSSAGEEGQVSSAGEEAQVSSAGESSQVSSAGEEGQVSSAGESSQVSSAGEGGQVSSAGEEAQVSSAGEEGQVSSAGERGQVSPTDESCQVSPTGENGSVQVSPTGEGGQVSPAGDNSQVSSAGEEGQVSSAGESSQVSPIGGSGQVSSAEEEAQVSSAGEGGQVSPTGESGSGQVTLSGDSGSPVSHVGTPGQVRGTPGQVRGTPGDGLGTPGVRWKHLEMG from the exons ATGGACGCCCCCTCAGATGAAGGTGACGATGACGAGGATGAGCAGTCGGTGTCACAGCAGCGCCTCCTGCag GCCGTGGATGCTCCCTCGGAGGCCTGCGATGATGATGAAGGTGACGATGACGATGATGAGCAGTCGGTGTCACAGGAGCGCCTCCCGCAG GCCGTGGATGCTCCCTCAGAGGCCTGcgatgatgatgaagatgatgaggatgatgagcAGTCATTGGCGCGGGCTCAGGAGCGCCTCCTGCAG ATCATGGATGCCCCCTTCGAGGCCGCTGATGACGAAGGTGACGATGACGAGGATGAGCAGTCGGTGGCGCAGGCTCAGGAGCGCCTCCTGCag GCGCTGAtgcgcggcgcggcgcgggcgctgcccCGGCGGGAGCTGCGGCGGGACTGGGACGTGCTGCGAGAGCTCGGCCGCGGCTCCTACGGACGCGTGCTGCTGGCACGGCCCCGGCGCGGCG GTGCGCAGGTGGCGCTGAAGCTGCTCTCCAAGGAGCGCACGCCCAGGTGGGGCTTCCTGCGGGAGTTCTGCACTCACCTGTGCCTGCGGGGGGCGCTCACCTGCGTCCAGGTGCTGCCGCTCGCCTTCGAGACCCCCACGGAGTTCGGCTTCGCCCAGGAGCTCGCACCTGCCGGGGACCTGTGCGGGCTGCTCACACCTGGG gtgggTCTCCCGGAGCCGCAGGTGAAGCGCTGCGCCGCCCAGGTGTCGTCCGCCCTGGCTTACCTGCACGGCCACGCCCTGGTGCACCGCGACCTGAAGCTGGACAACGTGCTGGCCTTCGACCGCGACTGCCACCTGGTCAAGCTGGGCGACTTCGGGCTGACGCGcgtgcagggctggcaggtgcgccccgcccgcggccccgccccttACGCCgccccggagctgctgcaggtgcgcccaggtgcggcgcggcggcggcgcctgGAGCCCGCGGCCGACACCTGGGCGTTCGGCGTGCTGCTCTTCGCGCTGCTCACCGGCGCCTTCCCCTGGGCCTCACCTGCGCGCTCCGACCCCGCCTTCCGCCGCTTCCGGGCGTGGCACGGCCGCACCTGCGCAGGTGAGGCGCCGCCGAGGCCGCCGCGCACCTGGCGGGGCCTGGGGGGGGCGGGGCTGGCGCTGCTGCGGGGGCTGCTCCACCCCCGGCCCGCGCGGCGTTGCCCCCCCGGCGAGGTGCTCAGGTACCTGGGCGGGGCCTGGGCAGGTGAGAGCAGCCAGGTGAGCGCCGCAGGTGAGGGGGGGAGCAGCCAGGTGAGCTCTGCTGAGGAAGGACAGGTGAGCTCTGCAGGTGAGAGCAGCCAGGTGAGCTCTGAAAGTGAGAGCAGCCAGGTGAGCTCTGCAGGTGAGGGGGGGAGCAGCCAGGTGAGCTCTGCTGAGGAAGGACAGGTGAGCTCTGCAGGTGAAGAAGGACAGGTGAGCTCTGCAGGGGAGGAAGCACAGGTGAGCTCTGCAGGTGAGAGCAGCCAGGTGAGCTCTGCAGGTGAAGAAGGACAGGTGAGCTCTGCAGGTGAGAGCAGCCAGGTGAGCTCTGCAGGTGAAGGAGGACAGGTGAGCTCTGCAGGGGAGGAAGCACAGGTGAGCTCTGCAGGTGAAGAAGGACAGGTGAGCTCTGCAGGTGAGCGGGGACAGGTGAGCCCCACAGATGAGAGTTGTCAGGTGAGCCCCACAGGTGAGAATGGAAGTGTCCAGGTGAGCCCAACAGGTGAGGGAGGACAGGTGAGCCCTGCAGGTGACAACAGCCAGGTGAGCTCTgcaggggaggaaggacagGTGAGCTCTGCAGGGGAGAGCAGCCAGGTGAGCCCCATAGGTGGGAGTGGCCAGGTGAGCTCTGCTGAGGAGGAAGCACAGGTGAGCTCTGCAGGTGAGGGGGGACAGGTGAGCCCCACAGGTGAGAGTGGGAGTGGCCAGGTGACTCTCTCAGGTGACTCCGGGTCCCCCGTTAGTCAtgtggggacacctggacaggtgaggggaacacctggacaggtgaggggaACACCTGGAGATGGGCTGGGAACACCTGGAGTGAGATGGAAACACCTGGAGATGGGCTAG
- the LOC128802171 gene encoding zinc finger protein 628-like, translating to MAGTAPPAGAPEHPFTCRECGKSFRWSSRLAHHLRSHTGERPYKCPECPKAFKGSSALLYHLRGHTGERPYTCATCGKSFKRSSLLQAHLRVHTGLRAFRCAQCGLTFKWASHYQYHLRQHSGERPYRCPACPKAFKNSSSLRRHRHTHTGERPHACGTCGKAFAQAANLRQHLRVHTGERPYACGTCGKSFTHSSNLHLHRRTHGPRPYRCGECGKAFKGSSGLRYHLRDHTGERPYTCATCGRSFKRSSLLQAHLRVHTGLRAFRCAQCGLTFKWASHYQYHLRQHSGERPYRCPACPKAFKNSSSLRRHRHTHTGERPHACGTCGKAFAQAANLRQHLRVHTGERPYACGTCGKSFTHSSNLHLHRRTHSAARPFRCPACPKAFVAAAYLQRHLRTHGPAPRRAPAPPPPRPGAYLLLAAPQGLRLVPAPRKVLLLPAPPGPARPHLAQVGKGQRAWQSVLLVPGAGQDGAGLQVAEVAGVAGVTGVTGVTGVTGVTGVTGVGVTGVTGVMGVTGVTGVTGVTGVAGVTGVTGVTGVTGMAGVTGVTGVTGVTSVGMAGVTGVTGVTGVTGVTGVTGMAGVTGVRGVTGVTGVGVTGVTGAGVTGVTGGGVTGVTGVTGGGVTGVTGVTGGGVTGVTGVQLQVVPVAPEVTSVQVQGQEVTGVTGVGVTSGTGITGGMGLGVTGLGVTGGMGVGVTGVTGVTGLSVTGGVDLGVAGVTGLGGTGVTGLGGTGVMGLGGTGLGGTGGTGLGGTGVTGLGGTGGTGLGGTGLQLQVLPVPSEVTNVQLQVLPPPPEVTNVQLQVLPPPPEVTNVQLQAGEVTNVQLQVLPPPPGGTNVQLQVLAPPEVTSVQLQAGEVTNVQLQVLPPLPGGTNVQLQAGEVTNVQLQVLPAPPEVTNVQLQALPLSSGVTNVQLQVLPPPSGGAGGQLQATEVTNVQLQVLPPPSGGQLQATEVTNVQLQVLPAPPEGTSVQLQATEMTSVHLETSEVTDVHLETSELPSIHLEPTEVTDVQLEPTEVTDVQLETSAVTSVHLETSEVTDVQLETSELPSVHLEHTDVPSVHLETSEVTSVHLETSELPSVHLETSAVTSVHLEPTEMTDVHLEPTEVTDVHLENSEVTSVHLEPTEMTDVHLEPTEVTSVHLEPTEVTDVHLENSEVTSVHLEPTEVTDVHLEPTEVTDVHLEPTEVTSVHLEPTEVTDVHLEPTEVTSVHLEPTEMTSVHLENSEVTNVHLEPTEVTDVHLETSDLSSVHLETSEVSDVHLEPLEEVPSAHLETSEVPSDHLESTGEVPDAHLDTLAMSSAHLEVPGAHLEPTEVHLEPP from the exons ATGGCGGGCACGGCGCCCCCCGCAGGCGCCCCCGAGCACCCCTTCACCTGCCGGGAGTGCGGCAAATCCTTCCGCTGGTCCTCGCGCCTGGCGCATCACCTGCGCAGCCACACAGGTGAGCGCCCCTACAAGTGCCCCGAGTGCCCCAAGGCCTTCAAGGGCTCCTCCGCCCTCCTCTACCACCTGCGGGGCCACACGGGCGAGCGGCCCTACACCTGCGCCACCTGCGGCAAGAGCTTCAAGCGCTCCTCGCTGCTGCAGGCTCACCTGCGCGTGCACACGGGGCTGCGCGCCTTCAGGTGCGCCCAGTGCGGCCTCACCTTCAAGTGGGCGTCGCACTACCAGTACCACCTGCGGCAGCACTCAGGTGAGCGGCCCTACCGCTGCCCCGCCTGCCCCAAGGCCTTCAAGAACTCGTCCAGCCTGCGGCGGCACCGCCACACCCACACGGGCGAGCGCCCGCACGCCTGCGGCACCTGCGGCAAGGCCTTCGCCCAGGCCGCCAACCTGCGGCAGCACCTGCGCGTGCACACGGGCGAGCGGCCGTACGCCTGCGGCACCTGCGGCAAGAGCTTCACGCACTCCTCCAACCTGCACCTGCACCGGCGCACGCACGGCCCC CGGCCGTACAGGTGCGGCGAGTGCGGCAAGGCCTTCAAGGGCTCCTCGGGGCTGCGCTACCACCTGCGCGACCACACGGGCGAGCGGCCCTACACCTGCGCCACCTGTGGCAGGAGCTTCAAGCGCTCCTCGCTGCTGCAGGCTCACCTGCGCGTTCACACGGGGCTGCGCGCCTTCAGGTGCGCCCAGTGCGGCCTCACCTTCAAGTGGGCGTCGCACTACCAGTACCACCTGCGGCAGCACTCAGGTGAGCGGCCCTACCGCTGCCCCGCCTGCCCCAAGGCCTTCAAGAACTCGTCCAGCCTGCGGCGGCACCGCCACACCCACACGGGCGAGCGGCCGCACGCCTGCGGCACCTGCGGCAAGGCCTTCGCCCAGGCCGCCAACCTGCGGCAGCACCTGCGCGTGCACACGGGCGAGCGGCCGTACGCCTGCGGCACCTGCGGCAAGAGCTTCACGCACTCCTCCAACCTGCACCTGCACCGGCGCACGCACTCGGCGGCGCGGCCCTTCCGCTGCCCCGCCTGCCCCAAGGCTTTCGTCGCGGCCGCCTACCTGCAGCGGCACCTGCGCACGcacggccccgccccgcgccgcgcgcccgcgccgccgccgccgcggcccggCGCGTACCTGCTGCTGGCGGCGCCGCAGGGGCTGCGGCTCGTCCCCGCCCCCCgcaaggtgctgctgctgcccgccccgcccggccccgcccggccgcaCCTGGCGCAGGTGGGCAAGGGGCAGCGCGCCTGGCAGAGCGTCCTGCTGGTACCTGGCGCCGGGCAGGACGGGGCggggctgcaggtggctgaggtggcaggggtggcaggtgtgacaggtgtgacagggGTCACAGGTGTGACgggtgtgacaggtgtgacgGGTGTAGGTGTGACGGGAGTCACAGGTGTGATGGGGGTCACAGGTGTGACAGGAGTTACAGGTGTAACAGGTGTGGCAGGTGTGACAGGGGTCACAGGTGTCACAGGGGTCACAGGTATGGCAGGTGTGACAGGGGTCACAGGGGTCACAGGTGTGACAAGTGTAGGTATGGCAGGGGTCACAGGTGTGACAGGAGTCACAGGGGTCACAGGTGTCACAGGGGTTACAGGTATGGCAGGTGTCACAGGGGTCAGAGGGgtcacaggtgtgacaggtgtaggtgtcacaggtgtgacaggtgcAGGGgtcacaggtgtgacaggtggAGGTGTCACAGGGgtcacaggtgtgacaggtggAGGTGTCACAGGGgtcacaggtgtgacaggtggAGGTGTCACAGGGGTCACAGGTGTCCAGCTGCAGGTGGTGCCAGTGGCCCCAGAGGTCACCAGTGTCCaggtgcagggccaggaggtgACAGGTGTGACGGGTGTAGGTGTCACAAGTGGGACAGGTATAACCGGGGGGATGGGTTTAGGTGTGACAGGTTTAGGTGTGACAGGTGGGATGGGTGTAGGTGTGACAGGTgtcacaggtgtgacaggtTTAAGTGTGACAGGTGGGGTGGATTTAGGTGTGGCAGGTGTGACAGGTTTaggtgggacaggtgtgacGGGTTTAGGTGGGACAGGTGTGATGGGTTTAGGTGGGACAGGTTtaggtgggacaggtgggacaggtttaggtgggacaggtgtgacGGGTTtaggtgggacaggtgggacaggtttaggtgggacagggctgcagctccaggtgctcccagtgccctcgGAGGTCACCAATGTCCAGCTCCAGGTGTTGCCACCACCACCTGAGGTCACCAATGTCCAGCTCCAGGTGTTGCCACCACCACCTGAGGTCACCAAtgtccagctccaggcaggtgAGGTCACCAATGTCCAGCTCCAGGTGTTGCCACCACCCCCAGGTGGCACCAACGTCCAGCTCCAGGTGTTGGCGCCACCTGAGGTCACCAGtgtccagctccaggcaggtgAGGTCACCAACGTCCAGCTCCAGGTGTTGCCACCACTCCCAGGTGGCACCAACGtccagctccaggcaggtgAGGTCACCAACGTCCAGCTCCAGGTGTTGCCAGCACCACCTGAGGTGACCAACGTCCAGCTCCAGGCCCTGCCGCTGAGCTCAGGTGTCACCAACGTCCAGCTCCAGGTGTTGCCACCACCTTCAGGTGGCGCAGGTGGCCAGCTCCAGGCCACTGAGGTGACCAACGTCCAGCTCCAGGTGTTGCCACCACCTTCAGGTGGCCAGCTCCAGGCCACTGAGGTGACCAACGTCCAGCTCCAGGTGTTGCCAGCACCACCTGAGGGGACCAGTGTCCAGCTCCAGGCCACCGAGATGACCAGTGTCCACCTGGAGACCTCAGAGGTGACCGATGTCCACCTGGAGACCTCAGAACTGCCCAGCATCCACCTGGAACCCACAGAGGTGACCGATGTCCAGCTGGAGCCCACAGAGGTGACCGATGTCCAGCTGGAGACCTCAGCAGTGACCAGTGTCCACCTGGAGACCTCAGAGGTGACCGATGTCCAGCTGGAGACCTCCGAACTGCCCAGTGTCCACCTGGAGCACACAGATGTACCCAGTGTCCACCTGGAGACATCAGAGGTGACCAGTGTCCACTTGGAGACCTCCGAACTGCCCAGTGTCCACCTGGAGACATCAGCAGTGACCAGTGTCCACCTGGAGCCCACCGAGATGACCGATGTCCACCTGGAACCCACAGAGGTGACTGATGTCCACCTGGAGAACTCAGAGGTGACCAGTGTCCACCTGGAGCCCACCGAGATGACCGATGTCCACCTGGAACCCACAGAGGTGACCAGTGTCCACCTGGAACCCACAGAGGTGACCGATGTCCACCTGGAGAACTCAGAGGTGACCAGTGTCCACCTGGAACCCACAGAGGTGACCGATGTCCACCTGGAACCCACAGAGGTGACCGATGTCCACCTGGAACCCACAGAGGTGACCAGTGTCCACCTGGAACCCACAGAGGTGACCGATGTCCACCTGGAACCCACAGAGGTGACCAGTGTCCACCTGGAACCCACCGAGATGACCAGTGTCCACCTGGAGAACTCAGAGGTGACCAATGTCCACCTGGAACCCACAGAGGTGACCGATGTCCATCTGGAGACTTCAGACCTGTCCAGTGTCCACCTGGAGACCTCAGAGGTGTCCGATGTCCACCTGGAGCCCCTGGAGGAggtgcccagtgcccacctggAGACATCAGAGGTGCCCTCTGACCACCTGGAGAGCACTGGGGAGGTGCCTGACGCCCACCTGGACACCTTGGCCATGAGCAGTGCCCATCTGGAGGTGCCCGGTGCCCACCTGGAACCCACCGAGGTGCACCTGGAACCCCCCTAG